The Entelurus aequoreus isolate RoL-2023_Sb linkage group LG04, RoL_Eaeq_v1.1, whole genome shotgun sequence nucleotide sequence GCTTGAcatcacattgtgtccaatatttaccaCAATGACAACAATAAgttatattttaggttcatttaatagttaaaacatatttaaataatggatcacatatttcaatatatgactcattatcaaCTGAATTcagtttttctactgatatcatctccttagcttgtgtataccagtcagtatttattgtgtgtgtgtgtttaccagtcagtatttattttgtgtgtatactagtcagtacatattgtgtgtataccagtcagtatgtattctgtgtataccagtcagtacatattgtgtgtataccagtcagtatttattatgtgtgtttaccagtcagtatttattgtgtgtataccagtcagtacatattgtgtgtataccagtcagcatGTAttctgtgtataccagtcagtatttattgtgtgtgtgtgtataccagtcagtacgtATTATGTGTGtaaaccagtcagtatttattatgtgtgtttacCAGTCAGTACatcttatgtgtgtataccagtcagtacgtattatgtgtgtataccagtcagtgtttattttgtgtgtataccagtcagtatttattgtgtgtgtataccagtcagtacgtattgtgtataccagtccgtacgtattatgtgtgtgtaccagtcattacgtattgtgtgtgtataccagtcagtatgtatcgtgtgtataccagtcagtacgtattatgtgtgtataccagtccgtacgtattatgtgtgtataccagtcagtatgtattgtgttgtGTTCACCAGTCAGtacgtattgtgtgtgtataccagtcagtatgtattgtgtgtgtataccagtcactaCGTATtgcgtgtgtgtataccagtcattatgtattgtgtgtgtttatgtgtgtataccagtcagtatgtattgtgtctgtgtgtgtgtgtgtttaccagtcagtatgtattctgtgtgtataccagtcagtgtttattgtgtgtgtttaCCAGTCAGTACgtattatgtgtataccagtcagtatgtattgtgtgtgtataccagtcactatgtattgcgtgtgtgtgtataccagtcattatgtattgtgtgtgtttatgtgtgtataccagtcagtatgtattgtgtctgtgtgtgtgtgtgtttaccagtcagtatgtattatgtgtataccagtcagtatgtattctgtgtgtgtaccagtcagtgtttattgtgtgtgtttaccagtcagtatgtattgtgtgtgtataccagtcagtatgtattgtgtgtgtataccagtcactatgtattgcgtgtgtgtgtatacctgtcattatgtattgtgtgtgtttatgtgtgtataccagtcactatgtattgtgtctgtgtgtgtgtgtgtgtgtgtgtgtataccagtcagtatgtattgtgtctgtgtgtataccagtccctATGtattgtgtctgtgtgtgtgtgtgtgtgtgtaccagtcagtatgtattgtgtctgtgtgtataccagtcactatgtattgtgtctgtgtgtgtgtgtgtgtgtgtaccagtcagtatgtattgtgtctgtgtgtataccagtcagtatgtattgtgtgtgtataccagtcagtatgagttggacaatcaacatccatccattatttaatgttaatgttgttgttgtgatgcatAGTGAGAGAAATGTTCTTTACTGACACTACTAtattgatgcagatcaccaagaatacaagtttgcagtcattgggatgtttatatttaagAATGTGATTGTTGTTTTAAACCATAACTCTTTTactctctgacattcccacaatagaTTAATAATCGTTCctttatacataacttgctattcaAACAACTGGGaaggtgtaaaatacaatctattcaacatCTTAAATTGACTCTGCTTATTTTTAATGCATAAAAGGTCTTATTGGCATTTTCCAAATATTATTCCATATGTCtctttctaaaatgtttaagtcaatCATCCACTTTTGAACACATGCATTTTGTTCCTAACGATATGTACAAACGGGAGCAGTTCTCAACTTTGTTGTACGCTGCTACTTCATACTGCTCAATGCAAAAAACATCTCCCATCACGTTAGAATGtgtgaagaaaatgttttgaatagtTTTACATTTTGTCCTCCATAGTCCTGTTTGCTCTCAAGAGGCAGGAGTGAACAGGAAAGAGTTAGTGGCATACTTAAACAGGATAGTGGAAAATTACTGACTGTAAGGAGAGGAGCCATGGATCATGTGCAATGTCTCCTCAGTTCAGGGCTAGGCAAAGAATATTCAAAGGGATGATTCAGGATAAGCCTAAGCAAGCTTTTCCTTTAGTTGGTTTTatcataaaggaagtagttgttGGCACCAAAAGATGTACATTTGCCTGTCAAAGCGTTTGAGCTGGATGCTCACCACAGGGAAATGTTCCTGCTGCTGCACCCATCAGCACAATGTTATCTTCTCCTTGCAACTTGGAAGCCAGGTCCCTGGTTCTGATGGCCCAGCGTTCCCTTCTGAGGCTGTGAAAGAACCCCCTGACATTGCATGAGACAAACCGGTGGCCTGATTACATGCAAAGCAGCCGCCACCCGGACGAGGCCTTGGGCCTTTCCCTGTCTTTGTCTCGCCACCTATTCCTGCACGGCTGCTTGCAAAGATCAATTCAGAACCTTCAGGGTTAGCGCTGATCCAATTTAACAGTGTTATGAAAGGATCTCACAAGGTGATAGTTGTGCTTCTTTTACAGTCTCAATATAACTTAAATGTGTGTCCTTGGTATCAAACCATTTGCCTTCTATTCGCTCTTCCACTTTTAAAAAGCCTGTAACTAGAGCTAACATGTATTGTTTTTATCAGAACAGACCAGTTTACAAATCTTGCTCACTTTGCTGAAAAAGATGAGATAACGTCTGTCACATGAATGACCTTCTagtgtacaaaagcagtgaagttgtcctgTTGTGTAAAtagaaagagaatacaacaaatccttttcagcttatattcaattgaatagactgcaaagacaagatatttcatgttccaaatgagctaatatttgcaaaaaataacattttccagtgtgaacatgaaatatcttgtctttgcagtctattcaggtgaatataagttgaaaaggatttgttgtattctctttttatttaccatttacacaaggtgacaacttcactgcttttggggtttgtagatacGTTGGTGTAATCCTTGTGTTAAATACCTTCACTTCTGTGTGGGGAATAACAGGCCAAGCAGGAAAGACCATTTACCTCGCCCGGCCGGCAACGCCCCCCCTCTCCATCCATTCCTCTGGGACGCAACCGTTCGCCATCCCCCGCCCCTAATCCATCTCTGAAGAGGACTCCTTCCCCAGCAGCAGCAAAGTAAGACTTGTGATTTCTCGCTGACTTTTCAGAGACGTTGACACATTTCCTTCTGACAGGCAAAATGCAAGGGCCCGTCCGCCCTCGCCGGCAATGAAACAACGTCCCCCATCCCCTCAACCAACCACAGCTAAGCCCCCGCCCATCCAGAAACCAGCTCTCACCCCACCGGGGCCCCCCACCCTACGAAAGAGGGACTCCCGGCCCAAGGATCTGGGTCCTGTGACAACGGGGTCACCACAGTCCTCTGACTCTAGCAAGTCCAAAGACAAAGATGGTGAGTATGCCGTTTAGTCGAAAAAGCAGGATTTGAACTTGCATGTAAGAATGAATTAACTGTAGAGTGAAATGCTACACTTGAATGTTTATTCATTACGGTCAGTATTGAAGTATTTTACTCACTTGATCCTCCTATCAAATCATTAGAAGGTCTTTTTTCATGTGGCAAGAAGACGATATGACTGAAAATATACTTTGTGTGGGACATCGTGTGCACCATGCCGTAGATCACACCTGGGCAAAATAGggtccgcgggccacatgcggcccattaacaTTTTCAAGCCGGCCCGCcagacgttctacatcattttttttagacctttaacatccaaACTATCgcggccattatgatgtgcagtgatgtttttaaatgaccgtcagtcttgaactatagaaagtatttaaatggttgaaatctgcgcttttgagtgttgtaggagttattacggtaatctacgtcacagcagctcagaccaggaacaaagcagagtgggcggggcttgttttcagTGCACCACCTGTCTTGGCTCAGGCCACGGCCATTAGTTTAGAACCTGGGAAAAGGCCGATACACGgggatacccatgatttcagcctttcaacgCTCCTTGGCTCACCAGTTTTTGACCTGGGTATTTGTCAAGTCCTGTTTACGGCCCTGAAGGCACTCACCCTAACAATATTTTCCACACAATGCTTGATGACTGACCTCCAACTGTATTTGTATTGTTTGTGTACAGTGCAAAGTGATGTAGCAGCAGCTCAGTTTATAGTTAACCTCAGTGGAGCAGAACTATTATAAACTCCCACATCCTGTCCTACATGGAATGTGGTCAATGCCGACACCTCCTGGAAAGAACAGACTACTGCAGTGCTTACCAATTATGTTCTGCTAGCACCCCCAGGAATAGGCTGTATTTAttccacaatggggaaatgatgtggttgcagtgcagattctaAAAGTCCACAAACAATAGtataaaacacaggaaaacaagaGGGatacattaaagaacacaaaacatcaaatacattaaaagagcacagagctacGCAACCGGCTGCCACTTCAGCGGCgctatttctacatacagctactaaagtaaaacaacaaaatgaGCACACATAGCATTGCATCCTTAAAAATATTAAAGAAAGCAAAAACATTCAAGAAATGGGGCGGTATagtttggttggtagagtggccgtgccagcaacttgagggttccgggttcgatccccgcttccgccatcctagtcactgccgttgtgtccttgggcaagacactttacccacctgctcccagtgccacacacactgctttaaatgtaacttagatattgggtttcactatgtaaaagcgctttgagtcactagagaaaagcgctatataaatataatttacagtatttttcggactataagtcgctctggagtataagtcgcaccggccgaaaatgcataataaagaaggaaaaaacgtatataagtcgcactggagtgtaagtcgcatttttgggggaaatttatttgataaaaaccaacaccaagaatagacatttgaaaggcaatttaaaatgtctaaagaatagtgaacaacaggctgaataagtgtacgttatatgaggcataaataaccaactgagaacgtgcctggtatgttaaaggcctactgaaatgaaatttttttatttaaacggggatagcagatccattctatgtgtcatacttgatcatttcgcgatattgccatatttttgctgaaaggatttagtagagaacatcgacgataaagttcgcaacttttggtcgctgataaaaaaaaagccttgcctataccggaagtagcgtgacgtcacaggttgaaggactcctcacatttccccattgtttacaccaggagtgagagcgattcggaccgagaaagcgacgattaccccattaatttgagcgaggatgaaagattcgtggatgaggcacgtgagagtgaaggactagagtgcagtgcaggacgtatcttttttcgctctgaccgtaacttaggtacaagggttcattggattccatactctctcctttttctattgtggatcacggatttgtatttccagcctggcgaagcttaacaatgctgttgctaacgacgccattgaagctaacttagctacgggacctcgtcagagctatgataaaaacattagcgctccacctacgccagccagccctcatctgctcatcaacacccgtgctcacctgcgttccagcgatcgacggagcgacgaaggacttcacccgatcatagatgcggtcggcggctagcgtcggatagcgcgtctgctatccatctcaatgtcctcctggttgtgttgctgcagcccgctgctaatacaccgatcccacctacagctttcttctttgcagtctccattgttcattaaacaaattgcaaaagattcaccaacacagatgtccagaatactgtggaattttgcgatgaaaacagagctttttgtattggatccaatgggtccgaatacttccgtttcaaccattgacgtcacgcgcatacgtcattatacatagacgttttcaaccggaagttttgcgggaaatttaaaattgcactttataagttaacccggccgtattggcatgtgttgcaatgttaagatttcatcattgatatataaactatcagactgcgtggtcgctagtagtggctttcagtagggctttaacgtaacattatggtaagagtcattcaaataactataacatatagaacatgctatacgtttaccaaacaatctgtcactcctaatcgctaaatcccatgaaatcttatacgtctagtctcttacgagaatgagataaataatattatttgatattttacgctaatgtgttaatcatttcacatataagtcgctcctgagtataagttgcaccccccggccaaactatgaaaaaaactgccacttatagtctgaATAATACGGTACTTCACACTTCAAAAATGTAGATctaacaaagaataactttattaacgtTGTTTTTTAGTccttaacagaaaatatttaaagtgcatcaatttgcctgaaaaaaaTTATCCTTATTTggactataaacattttttggaCCAACTTAAGCCATGTGCTACTGAAAAGTACAattattaaacaaaaacattcaaattaatcggcaacattaactcaggagcacaattaTATACAAAACAAACATGAATACAACAATAGGTGCagatttttttaatatatctatatatataaaaggATTAAATTGGGATTAATGGATACGATGAGCACCTTTTTCGAAGTGGGGTTTGATGCACAATGCTGATAAAGCATCAAATATAGTAATATAAAGGTTAAAAACAAGTATTAAACAACATGGTAATAAAAATTTCAGCGCTCCTTATTTGCATTTCTTTGGTTGGGAGGGAGTGTGTTgagagggaggacttggaggaaTCGTTATGGATGTCTCCGCTGAGCATTTCACAAAGTCAAATTGTATTTAACTTTTTGCTTTTACTTTCTTTTTGTTGGCACACTGCCCCCAGAAGTGTCTGGACTGCCTGTTTACTTCCTAAAAGGTGTGATGAATGTAACAGTAGGcagtggcagcacggtggaggaggagttagtgcgtctgcctcacaatacaaaggccctgggttcgatcctgcgctcgggatctttctgtgtggagtttgcatgtcctcccccgtgactgcgtgtgtTCCCTCCGGGTGcttccggcttcttcccacctccaaagacatgcacctgaggataggttgattggcaacactaaattgactctagagtgtgaatgttgtctgtctatctgtgttggccctgtgatgaggtggcgacttgtccagggtgtaccccgccttccgcccgaatgcagctgagataggctccagcaccccgaacgggacaagcggtagaaaatggatggaatgtaACAGTCATGCATTGTACTTGTCAGATGCCAAGACAGGCACCAACTCTGCTGCCGAGGCCGCCAAGATCTTGGCGGAGAACCGTCGACTGATGCGGGAGCAGAAGGAGAAAGAGGAGCAACTCCGGATACAACGGGAGGAAGAGGACAAGTGAGCTTTTTGTCTTCTCTCTCACAAACAGACGTGAAGGATAAAGCCTCACGTGGACTCCTGTCTGCTCCTTCAGGCTCAGGAAAGAGGAGGAAGAACGCCTAGCGGAGGAGGCGCGCCTGAAGCGCGAAGAGGAGGAGAAGATACTGGCGGCGGAGAGACgagtgaaggaggaggaggaggccctTATTGCGGAGGAAGAGCGCGTGAGAATGGAGGCGGAAGACGCTCTGAAGCAGGCGGAGCTCCAGAAGGAGCGGGAAGAGGCGGAGGCCAAGGCCTTGGTGGAGGCGGAGAAGGTCCGTCAGGAGCGAGAGCGCGTCATGCAGCAGAACCAGCAGGAACGTATGGAGAGGAAGAAGGTATGGGAGATGATTCAGATGTGCTCCATCAGAAATACATGAAACACTCTCTTTCAGAGAATTGAAGAGATCATGAAGAGGACCAGGAAATCAGAAGGGGAACAAAATGACTTTAAGGTGAGACTTTTTTTATTGTCTGATTTAGTGAAGTTACATCAACGTTCTGTCACTCAGAGATATAAAGACAAATGTGTACAGGGCGACGACGAAGATGACGACGACGACGAAGGACTGGACCAGATGGGCTTTGATTCCAAGTGTAGGCATTGATTACTAGCACTTCTTAGCCTCAATGTGGCACCTCTATGACGCCTGGAACTGTCCCCTGACAGCTGACGAGGGGGAGATGGGCGACATCTCCATGGAGACGCATGACTGCGGCGATGGCGTGGGAATCAGACAACCACCAGTGGGCTGCGTGAATGGGAGGGAGGAGACGGACAACAAGGAGAACAACAACGAGGACACCCAGGCAGTCAGGTAAGATGGCCTTGAAAATCCTTGGTCTTTACCTGAAAGACTAAATTCTAAGGATGGGCTCTgcgtctattttttattttttttatgttggttttatatttacttatttttttgtttttattcagtcattggtggagctaaggataatatttgaatattgtttttaatattgttgtgcagcactttggaaacatttttgttgtttaaatgtgctatataaataaagtggattggattggatattaGAGCAGGgacgtccaaactttttccagcaaggaccccataaataaaaattgaaggcTGCTGGGGCCACTGAGATAcactttgtacattaaagatactaaaatCAATAAAGTATAGGTcaatcaatatatgctaaactatctgaatccaatccaatccactttatttatatagcgcatttacacaacaagaatgtttccaaagtgctgcacagccatgttaaaaacaatattaaaaacaatattaaaaacaatattatgctacaccaatgactgaataaaaacaaagaataaatgaatagaaaaccaatacagggacaatataacaataaatatgattaaaaacgattttaaagggtaaaaccaattaaaacagtaaaatagacatcaaaatttattaaaaaaaacacacaggacaacagaggacggaagaccacacaactcacgtagtgttaaaagccaaagaataaaagtggtatTGTGTTCTTCTGAACACAATATCTGTATTTTATCAGTAACATATTCTACCTAATTGAGCCGAaaatatcttctttttttttgtgcaaaaattggtgagttttTCTTCATGTTAATTCTCTGTAAAATGCAATAGAAGTGGGAGGAAAATGCTAAACGAAGCAATTCCAAAAGGGTCTTGGCAGCTTTTGTGATGATTATTTTTGCCAGAATACTAGAAAATAAGATGAGATGTTTTGGATGGATCCTGTTGTTTTTGCTACACCAACTCTAATGTTTGTTGTCAACTTAAAGTAAGATTAGCCGAGAGACGAAGCCCTCGTGAGTCAACTGTCCTGCAAGACTTGACCTCAGTGTCCTCACAGCCACCTTTGTCTCCACAGTCCAACTTCTAAGGGCCGCCTTGTGGAGGGCTCAGAGTTCCTGAACGAGCAGGACTCTGCCAAGGTGGAACTGGTGGGCAGCAAGTCCAACCAGTGGAGCTTTGAGGAGCTCATGGATCTCAACGTTCACTCCAAGACTCACACCCTCATCGAGGCCGAGGACTGCAACCCGGTCCTTATCAACTGTGATGTGCCGGACGGGACCAAAGGCAGCCCAGTGAGCTCCCTGCATTCCTCCAGTCCAGCCATAGAGGCTCTGTCAGGTGAGGAGATGATTCCACTGAAGGATTCTTCTTCTTCACATTCTCCTTCTTCACATCCTTCTTCTCGTGTCTCCGCAGAGATCTGACACCAGGAAGCCTCTCCACTGTTGCACTCCTCCACTTCCTGTCCAGCTCAGCTTCATTTGAAAGATTCCAACAGCGTCCTCCTCCATTTATTCCACAGGGAGGAGCTAAGCACCCCACAAGAGCTAGGTGTTTCATAAAAGCTTCAGGGAAATTCCACATTCTTTTTTTCTCATGTCATCTTCTTCCTTGAGCCCTTTTTTTCTATGTCGTGTCAGAGtttgacaggttttttttttttaagggttttGTCTTCATCAGGGGTTGTAATTTATTCATTCATGTCGGCTTGTTTGTTCTTCTCCATGTTGTCATCACGTGTTTAGATGTTCTTCTATATCAGAACCTTTGTTACAAATGTCCTTTTTTCGCATCTTTGTGACTCTTCCAAATTTACTCGACTGGCTGCTTGGTTTTTTGCAGCGTCCAGCAATTATGGCCTTACCAGTTTTTTTCCACAGCCTCCATTTTGGCTGTGAATAACTATCTGCGCACAGCTTCTTGTCATGTGAAGGGCTCCTTGTCTCCCGTGCATTGCACTCCCCTTCacggccaccagatggcagtgaaCTGTTAGCACACGTTGTTCAATCAGGGCTCTTTAGGCTTTTTctcatgttgtacatgttgtatATGGAGCTTGTTTACTAACACCATGGTCCTAGTCTGCATGGTCTCTTCCTTTCTGCTAAATTCTATCCTCCTCTGTGAGATGACGTCTGGACACACGAGCTGCTATCCCACAAAATGCATTTCAACTTATTTAATATAACACGTGGCTGTTTATAAAGTatatttaagtgttgtacattgaAATCAGTGTTAGGCCAATGAAGCCACGTTCAGGGCGGAGTAATGTCTACATGTTTGTCACCTTGTTCTGCTTTCAGTCTAATAGTTGGGACCTGGATGTATGCCTTGGTGTTGATGGGCTTTGCTTTTATTAAGAATGTAACCGCCGTCCTTCACTCCTTCTTCATCCTATCATCCACAACTGCTCTACACGTTGAAGGCTTGTGTTAGCTTTACTGTAGACTGCTGGGACAACCTCAACAGCACCACCTGTTGGAGGGAAGCTGCTACTGTTGCCCGCTATaggtggctagctagctagcgccgTGCCTTAGATGGACTCCAAATACGAGAACAGTGTCCTTACCTCGGCCTCTGACAATCAAGTCCCTTGTGAATAATGTTCCCCAGCACCCTGGCCACATTTGTACTGTAAATATAATAAAGTCTTCTAAAATGATGTTAATAAAGTCTCGCAAAACTAGACGTGAGGTTGCCACCATCTTTTATTCTTCATGCTTGTTTGAATCATCACTCCAAAGGAATACATATTTCAGCCTTTTCACAAGAAGGGCTTGAAAGTTGCAAGTAGAAAGTTAGTATGTTGCGTTTATATGTCAGTTATAGAGTTGAAGCAAGGTTGGATCATGTCCTAAGCTGCAATGACTTCATtaatgatgtttccctcttgcagAGAGAGGAAAATGACCTTTCGGGGCAGGATGGATGTAATGATCAGCTCACAGCTTCTTGGCACAGTCAGGGCAGTAGACGTGCTCCCCGGTGATGACGAAGCGCTTGTTGGCCAAGGTCAGGCAGCACTTCTTGCAGGTGAAGCAGAACTCGTGCCAGGAGTAGCCCTCGTAGTTCACCACTTTGGTGCCACGGCCGAACCCTGGGACACACAAGGACGTGGGGTCAGTGCACCATTCATCCTTTCACACATGACGTCATTGTTTGCCTCATCAAGGTTGAAACTATCGGTGCATGCAAGTTGTGTAATGTGTCTTACAACTTCTCCAACCCTTCTAGTGCTGTAGAACTTCAACatgtcacttctctgtgaagcgctttgagtgtctagaaaagcgctatataaatctaatccattattattattattattattattatgtcctgTTAGTAGGGATGatatttgataagaaattatcgagttcgagcccattatcgaaccgattccttatcgattctcttatcgaatccagataggttgttgtgtatggaaaaaaacacaatatttggtttaacaaaagctcacttttatttcataagaaaaaaataaaataaataaataaatattgactgttacccccctaaaaaaaatattgactgttacccaaagtatattaagtgggatttttcagaaaaacatatatatatacagtaacacaaaaacaacctgtctctgtgatcactataagtgtataaataataatatagtgttaaataaaatcagtcccttgggcacaaaactgaaaataatacagctctccaaaaagtgcacttctgctgctattggaacatactaactacacacactatgacactaagaacaccagtcagtcatcaatcaacaattcttccctccttacatgagagcgaagcctggcaataattgcatattcaaCATGTCCTGTTAGTAGGGATGatatttgataagaaattatcgagttcgagcccattatcgaaccgattccttatcgattctcttatcgaatccagataggttgttgtatatggaaaaaaacacaatatttggtttaacaaaagctcacttttatttcataagaaaaaaataaaataaataaataaatattgactgttaccccccctaaaaaaatattgactgttgttacccaaagtatattaagtgggatttttcagaaaaacatatatatatatacagtaacacaaaaacaacctgtctctgtgatcactataagtgtataaataataatatagtgttaaataaaatcagtcccttgggcacaaaactgaaaataatacagctctccaaaaagtgcacttctgctgctattggaacatactaactacacacactatgacactaagaacaccacagtcagtcatcaatcaacaattcttccctcCTTacattgcctgttctgccctcactatacatgttgaggttatacagcttggcagacagttaacaaacaatccaaagcagattcatccatttaggctctttattgttgttgatcttgctttgtcttttcttatctttacttttgtcttgcattggactgtttttgttttttttaaactgaaatacacacaatgacaaatgtataagctatgtgattcaattaacatactgaaatgtaatacacaatatgtaaatattagcttcacacaaatatacagtactatcatcaaacaaatacttctgagttttggaactatttcgatggtggaaatacacgactggcagccattttaagtcctcaaaacatccattgaaacagtgcacaaaaatcgtttttcaataaacatcttagtatcaaactttccaccttaatattgagtaacataaacaagttaaacagtttacttacagacttatcttttccaaggctggtaagagctaacacaacttgtcggcttctcaattgtctcaacccggaagtgcccaaactaatgacgcgtagtattttcatatcgccacaaggtgtcagtaagagtctacaatcaaatgggcataacattgcaggtcccacagggcatttcctgtacgtgggaagggattcgaataaagaaccaactctttttctttactatagtggcctcgataatgggaaccggttctcaaaaagagattcgagtccatggaatcggttcttttcttatcgaacaaccgggagaaccgatttcga carries:
- the map7d3 gene encoding ensconsin isoform X17, which codes for MADGTTTLKGLRAQMAAAAQAQGEERRSQAASPAPPAKPQGCRPVIDGAALRVDDRLRVAKERREEAERQQALRESQIMERERKAKMQVERQLEERQKKAVEQRKKEEQKRMAVEEKRKQKQEEEKEHYEAVMRRTLERSQRVEQRQKRWSWGGLSTDSDGRARKPPTSAVDGGVISRLLTPTQASLARSKSAAALSPEGTDTPEYHLCPRSASAAPLHPPRGPMRSRSIDRQKNGMTTSVSADGALDPSLAKQERPFTSPGRQRPPSPSIPLGRNRSPSPAPNPSLKRTPSPAAAKQNARARPPSPAMKQRPPSPQPTTAKPPPIQKPALTPPGPPTLRKRDSRPKDLGPVTTGSPQSSDSSKSKDKDDAKTGTNSAAEAAKILAENRRLMREQKEKEEQLRIQREEEDKLRKEEEERLAEEARLKREEEEKILAAERRVKEEEEALIAEEERVRMEAEDALKQAELQKEREEAEAKALVEAEKVRQERERVMQQNQQERMERKKRIEEIMKRTRKSEGEQNDFKGDDEDDDDDEGLDQMGFDSKSDEGEMGDISMETHDCGDGVGIRQPPVGCVNGREETDNKENNNEDTQAVSPTSKGRLVEGSEFLNEQDSAKVELVGSKSNQWSFEELMDLNVHSKTHTLIEAEDCNPVLINCDVPDGTKGSPVSSLHSSSPAIEALSEI
- the map7d3 gene encoding ensconsin isoform X18 gives rise to the protein MADGTTTLKGLRAQMAAAAQAQGEERRSQAASPAPPAKPQGCRPVIDGAALRVDDRLRVAKERREEAERQQALRESQIMERERKAKMQVERQLEERQKKAVEQRKKEEQKRMAVEEKRKQKQEEEKEHYEAVMRRTLERSQRVEQRQKRWSWGGLSTDSDGRARKPPTSAVDGGVISRLLTPTQASLARSKSAAALSPEGTDTPASAAPLHPPRGPMRSRSIDRQKNGMTTSVSADGALDPSLAKQERPFTSPGRQRPPSPSIPLGRNRSPSPAPNPSLKRTPSPAAAKQNARARPPSPAMKQRPPSPQPTTAKPPPIQKPALTPPGPPTLRKRDSRPKDLGPVTTGSPQSSDSSKSKDKDDAKTGTNSAAEAAKILAENRRLMREQKEKEEQLRIQREEEDKLRKEEEERLAEEARLKREEEEKILAAERRVKEEEEALIAEEERVRMEAEDALKQAELQKEREEAEAKALVEAEKVRQERERVMQQNQQERMERKKRIEEIMKRTRKSEGEQNDFKGDDEDDDDDEGLDQMGFDSKSDEGEMGDISMETHDCGDGVGIRQPPVGCVNGREETDNKENNNEDTQAVSPTSKGRLVEGSEFLNEQDSAKVELVGSKSNQWSFEELMDLNVHSKTHTLIEAEDCNPVLINCDVPDGTKGSPVSSLHSSSPAIEALSEI
- the map7d3 gene encoding ensconsin isoform X19, producing the protein MADGTTTLKGLRAQMAAAAQAQGEERRSQAASPAPPAKPQGCRPVIDGAALRVDDRLRVAKERREEAERQQALRESQIMERERKAKMQVERQLEERQKKAVEQRKKEEQKRMAVEEKRKQKQEEEKEHYEAVMRRTLERSQRVEQRQKRWSWGGLSTDSDGRVDKRSTSTINLKQPSEANISKRLSSSSATLIKSPDKTSAAPLHPPRGPMRSRSIDRQKNGMTTSVSADGALDPSLAKQERPFTSPGRQRPPSPSIPLGRNRSPSPAPNPSLKRTPSPAAAKQNARARPPSPAMKQRPPSPQPTTAKPPPIQKPALTPPGPPTLRKRDSRPKDLGPVTTGSPQSSDSSKSKDKDDAKTGTNSAAEAAKILAENRRLMREQKEKEEQLRIQREEEDKLRKEEEERLAEEARLKREEEEKILAAERRVKEEEEALIAEEERVRMEAEDALKQAELQKEREEAEAKALVEAEKVRQERERVMQQNQQERMERKKRIEEIMKRTRKSEGEQNDFKGDDEDDDDDEGLDQMGFDSKSDEGEMGDISMETHDCGDGVGIRQPPVGCVNGREETDNKENNNEDTQAVSPTSKGRLVEGSEFLNEQDSAKVELVGSKSNQWSFEELMDLNVHSKTHTLIEAEDCNPVLINCDVPDGTKGSPVSSLHSSSPAIEALSEI